One genomic window of Halolamina sediminis includes the following:
- a CDS encoding DUF7410 domain-containing protein yields the protein MTDSSTTDEAERASTDAAFAVDDDAERCPYCGRPFPTEHLHALHLGEEHGNALTEAEAERYAAADDRESDELFQFHIKVLALLTLITFVFLYSYTFVWT from the coding sequence ATGACCGATTCATCCACCACCGACGAGGCCGAACGAGCGAGCACCGACGCGGCGTTCGCCGTCGACGACGACGCCGAACGCTGTCCGTACTGTGGCCGCCCGTTCCCGACCGAGCATCTCCACGCGCTGCACCTCGGCGAGGAGCACGGCAACGCGCTGACCGAGGCGGAGGCCGAACGCTACGCCGCGGCCGACGACCGCGAGAGCGACGAGCTGTTCCAGTTCCACATCAAGGTGCTCGCGCTGTTGACGCTGATCACGTTCGTGTTCCTCTACAGCTACACGTTCGTCTGGACCTGA
- a CDS encoding polysaccharide deacetylase family protein, with product MARATVCLTVDFDAVSPWLHAGEFGDSPVQRSRGRFGAEVGAPRLLDLFDRLDVPATWFVPGHTIDSFPEPCERVVDAGHEIGHHGWSHTPPGEYESREAERADVARGIESIESLTGSPPAGYRSPSWDFSPHTVSILREFGFEYSSSGMAREFEPYELTDEHAPVDEPYEVGEPVGITEIPVSWQRDDYPALAFSGNRAFSDEAAVFDHWRRQFDWMYEQYEGTNSVEGGVYVLTLHPQVSGRSPRPSMLRELIEHMAAKPGVEFATVGEVV from the coding sequence ATGGCCCGTGCCACCGTCTGTCTTACCGTCGATTTCGACGCCGTCTCGCCGTGGCTCCACGCCGGCGAGTTCGGCGACTCGCCCGTCCAGCGCTCCCGCGGCCGCTTCGGCGCCGAGGTGGGCGCGCCGCGGCTGCTCGACCTGTTCGACCGCCTCGACGTGCCGGCAACGTGGTTCGTCCCGGGGCACACGATCGACTCCTTCCCCGAGCCCTGCGAGCGCGTCGTCGACGCCGGCCACGAGATCGGCCACCACGGCTGGAGCCACACGCCGCCGGGCGAGTACGAGAGCCGCGAGGCCGAGCGCGCCGACGTGGCCCGCGGGATCGAAAGCATCGAGTCCCTCACCGGTTCGCCGCCTGCGGGCTACCGCTCGCCGTCGTGGGACTTCTCGCCGCACACGGTGTCGATCCTCCGAGAGTTCGGCTTCGAGTACTCCTCCAGCGGAATGGCCCGGGAGTTCGAGCCGTACGAACTGACCGACGAGCACGCGCCCGTCGACGAACCGTACGAGGTCGGCGAGCCGGTGGGGATCACCGAGATCCCCGTGTCGTGGCAGCGCGACGACTACCCCGCGCTGGCGTTCTCGGGCAACCGCGCGTTCTCCGACGAGGCGGCGGTGTTCGACCACTGGCGCCGGCAGTTCGACTGGATGTACGAGCAGTACGAGGGGACGAACTCCGTCGAGGGCGGCGTGTACGTCCTCACGCTCCACCCGCAGGTTAGCGGCCGGAGCCCCCGGCCGTCGATGCTCCGGGAGCTAATCGAGCATATGGCCGCCAAGCCCGGCGTCGAGTTCGCGACGGTCGGCGAGGTGGTGTAG
- a CDS encoding cbb3-type cytochrome c oxidase subunit I: MTDDTQPRTDGGTALPGDSHDDGHLPPRWSLKRWLVTTNHKDVGILYLATAMFFLIFGGVLALLIRAQMWAPRAPGEGILSAMAYNQAVSLHGLIMVFWFISPFATGFANYIVPLQIGAEDLAFPRLNALSYWLYLASGILVFASFFQGASYAGGWTLYAPLNIPAFMPSIGATTTVLAIVVFCVSITVGGVNFITTIHRMRAPGLTMRSLPLFTWSMLLTVWMMLLAFAALLAAVMILLSDRMLGTTYFAATTAGGSVLWTHLFWFFGHPEVYIVFFPALGAMAEIFQTFTGNRIVGRKWFIVSMVLVALQSFIVWMHHMFLTSINLEVKTLFMATTIGISLPFDLMVFALIYTLIKGRIRWDTPMLYAFGAMVLFIVGGITGVFLGAVVLDYEFRGTYWVVAHFHYVMVSGVTGLIAGLFYWFPKITGKTYDEFLGKLSFAVYFTGFNLLYFPLFLAWGTPRRVFAYRPEYLPWHRLASVGAVILGISFLLIIYNLAKSIVAGDDAAANPWPYSTTAEWAVSSPPPMENFPGTPSYASGSLEFLRDDEPTGAAAADGGTTATDGGHAAALESAHDDGGHVDHASYWPFMIGLFTVVTAIGFSGLQTGSFPSGLEGTFYAAASVLGVIGLIGSVSFMGYENFTAHEGGFGETWPFGGVENTKMGMWVFLASDVVLFGAFIGAAIFLRVAYGWTQWHPIPHNPIPGLVNTYLLLTSSFTVILSLVAAQKRSRKGVVASLVVTFLLGLAFLVNKAIEWVVLFQGTEEYAPIALDSSVRASTYFLTTGLHMGHVIAGLLVTAYLIWRAWNGAYVNGDDEPLEYFGLYWHFVDIVWLFLFPMFYIV; this comes from the coding sequence ATGACAGACGACACACAACCACGAACTGACGGCGGCACGGCACTGCCGGGTGACAGCCACGACGACGGCCACCTCCCGCCGCGGTGGTCGCTGAAGCGCTGGCTCGTCACGACCAACCACAAGGACGTCGGGATCCTCTACCTCGCGACCGCGATGTTCTTCCTCATCTTCGGCGGGGTGCTCGCGCTACTGATCCGCGCCCAGATGTGGGCGCCGCGGGCCCCCGGGGAGGGGATCCTCTCGGCGATGGCGTACAACCAGGCCGTCTCGCTGCACGGCCTGATCATGGTGTTCTGGTTCATCTCGCCGTTCGCGACCGGGTTCGCCAACTACATCGTCCCGCTGCAGATCGGTGCGGAAGATCTGGCATTCCCGCGGCTGAACGCGCTTTCCTACTGGCTCTACCTGGCCTCGGGCATCCTGGTGTTCGCGTCGTTCTTCCAGGGCGCCTCCTACGCAGGCGGGTGGACGCTGTACGCGCCGCTGAACATCCCGGCGTTCATGCCGAGTATCGGGGCGACGACGACGGTGTTGGCGATCGTGGTGTTCTGTGTCTCGATCACGGTCGGTGGGGTGAACTTCATCACTACGATACACCGCATGCGGGCACCCGGGCTGACGATGCGTTCGCTCCCGCTGTTCACCTGGTCGATGCTGCTGACCGTCTGGATGATGCTGCTCGCCTTCGCGGCGCTGCTGGCGGCAGTCATGATCCTGCTCTCGGACCGCATGCTCGGGACGACGTACTTCGCGGCGACGACCGCGGGCGGGTCCGTGCTGTGGACCCACCTGTTCTGGTTCTTCGGTCACCCCGAGGTGTACATCGTGTTCTTCCCGGCGCTGGGCGCGATGGCCGAGATCTTCCAGACGTTCACCGGCAACCGGATCGTCGGCCGGAAGTGGTTCATCGTCTCGATGGTGCTCGTCGCGCTGCAGAGCTTCATCGTCTGGATGCACCACATGTTCCTCACCTCGATCAACCTCGAGGTGAAGACGCTGTTCATGGCGACCACTATCGGGATCTCGCTGCCGTTCGACCTGATGGTGTTCGCGCTGATCTACACCCTGATCAAGGGCCGAATCAGATGGGACACGCCGATGCTGTACGCCTTCGGTGCGATGGTGCTGTTCATCGTCGGCGGGATCACCGGCGTGTTCCTCGGCGCGGTCGTGCTCGACTACGAGTTCCGTGGCACCTACTGGGTCGTCGCCCACTTCCACTACGTGATGGTCTCGGGGGTGACGGGCCTGATCGCGGGGCTGTTCTACTGGTTCCCGAAGATAACCGGGAAGACGTACGACGAGTTCCTCGGGAAGCTGAGCTTCGCGGTGTACTTCACCGGGTTCAACCTGCTGTACTTCCCGCTGTTCCTCGCGTGGGGGACGCCCCGGCGCGTGTTCGCCTACCGTCCCGAGTATCTGCCGTGGCACCGCCTCGCTTCGGTGGGCGCGGTGATCCTCGGGATTTCGTTCCTGTTGATCATCTATAACCTCGCGAAGAGCATCGTCGCGGGCGACGACGCCGCGGCGAACCCGTGGCCGTACTCGACGACCGCGGAGTGGGCAGTCTCCTCGCCGCCGCCGATGGAGAACTTCCCCGGCACGCCGTCGTACGCTAGCGGCTCGCTCGAGTTCCTGCGTGACGACGAACCGACGGGCGCGGCCGCCGCCGACGGCGGCACGACCGCGACCGACGGCGGCCACGCGGCCGCACTCGAGTCGGCACACGACGACGGCGGACACGTCGATCACGCCAGCTACTGGCCGTTCATGATCGGCCTGTTCACGGTGGTCACCGCGATCGGCTTCTCCGGGCTCCAGACCGGGAGCTTCCCGAGCGGGCTCGAGGGCACGTTCTACGCTGCGGCCTCCGTGCTCGGCGTGATCGGGCTCATCGGCTCGGTCTCGTTCATGGGGTACGAGAACTTCACCGCCCACGAGGGCGGCTTCGGCGAGACGTGGCCGTTCGGCGGCGTCGAGAACACGAAGATGGGGATGTGGGTGTTCCTGGCCTCCGACGTGGTGCTGTTCGGGGCGTTCATCGGCGCAGCCATCTTCCTGCGTGTGGCCTACGGCTGGACGCAGTGGCACCCGATCCCGCACAACCCCATCCCGGGCTTGGTCAACACGTACCTGCTGTTGACCAGCTCGTTCACGGTGATCCTCTCGCTGGTCGCCGCCCAGAAGCGCAGCCGGAAGGGCGTCGTCGCGAGCCTCGTCGTGACGTTCCTGCTCGGGCTGGCGTTCCTCGTGAACAAGGCGATCGAGTGGGTCGTCCTGTTCCAGGGGACCGAGGAGTACGCACCGATCGCGCTGGACTCCAGCGTGCGCGCCTCGACGTACTTCCTGACGACGGGCCTGCACATGGGCCACGTGATCGCGGGGCTGCTCGTCACGGCCTACCTGATCTGGCGCGCCTGGAACGGGGCGTACGTCAACGGCGACGACGAGCCCCTGGAGTACTTCGGGCTGTACTGGCACTTCGTGGACATCGTGTGGCTGTTCCTGTTCCCGATGTTCTACATCGTCTAG
- a CDS encoding aldehyde ferredoxin oxidoreductase C-terminal domain-containing protein, producing the protein MLHAKGPMLTVDVGKRSADTVDIDSVLERTIGGRATATALAHDRIPFGADPFGPENRAYLSTGPMQMSQTSFTGRMNMTGLSPLTDGLVSTNAGGYLSRNFGAAGLSVLELVGESDELLAIHVTDGPEGPEVEFEEVPELEGAETSRVSAYMESHHDLGPENCITIGPAGENLVRFASVMTFDSRAFGRGGIGAVLGSKNVKCVTFEGDSTPEIEIPDPPAMDVHREAATSDDLMRRQGTTGNTEFINDNFSIPTRYFDDYEFESIANIGGNAVEEKKYKKGACSQCAYACKLPTKDEERGVETEGPEFETVYSFGTCQGVGDIVDVMISNELCDELGMDTISAGVTVAAYLKSEDAFGDAELVHETLEKIAHREGIGDLLAEGTARAHEELGVDNYTVKGLEFAAHDGRTLHGQGLSYAVANRGADHMYGGMLGLEYSGEVDPEGTLGKAETLVGLENHNVVRDSGVICAFGGDYMTDERLEQLFGVDYERLQSIGAETIERERHFNNKRGKDVDDDDLPYEIPDLAEAVQEYYEARGWNEDGTVPDAAVDSVAPASADD; encoded by the coding sequence ATGCTTCACGCGAAGGGGCCGATGCTCACCGTCGACGTCGGGAAGCGCAGCGCTGACACCGTCGACATCGACAGCGTGCTCGAACGGACCATCGGCGGGCGCGCGACGGCGACCGCACTGGCGCACGATCGGATCCCCTTCGGCGCCGACCCGTTCGGCCCGGAGAACCGCGCGTACCTCTCGACCGGGCCGATGCAGATGAGTCAGACCTCATTCACCGGCCGGATGAACATGACGGGGCTCTCGCCGCTGACCGACGGCCTCGTCTCCACCAACGCCGGCGGCTACCTCTCGCGAAACTTCGGCGCCGCAGGGCTCTCCGTGCTCGAACTGGTCGGCGAGAGCGACGAACTGCTCGCGATCCACGTCACCGACGGCCCGGAGGGCCCGGAAGTCGAGTTCGAGGAAGTGCCCGAACTCGAAGGCGCCGAGACCAGTCGCGTCTCGGCGTACATGGAGAGCCACCACGATCTCGGCCCCGAGAACTGCATCACGATCGGCCCCGCCGGCGAGAACCTCGTCCGGTTCGCGTCGGTGATGACGTTCGACTCCCGGGCGTTCGGCCGCGGCGGCATCGGCGCCGTACTCGGCAGCAAGAACGTCAAGTGCGTCACCTTCGAGGGCGACTCGACCCCCGAGATCGAGATCCCGGATCCGCCGGCGATGGACGTCCACCGCGAGGCCGCCACCAGCGACGACCTGATGCGCCGACAGGGGACCACCGGCAACACGGAGTTCATCAACGACAACTTCTCGATCCCGACGCGGTACTTCGACGACTACGAGTTCGAGAGCATCGCGAACATCGGTGGCAACGCCGTCGAGGAGAAGAAGTACAAGAAAGGCGCCTGCTCACAGTGCGCCTACGCCTGCAAGCTCCCCACGAAAGACGAGGAGCGCGGCGTCGAGACCGAGGGGCCGGAGTTCGAGACGGTGTACTCCTTCGGCACCTGTCAGGGCGTCGGCGACATCGTCGACGTGATGATCTCGAACGAGCTCTGTGACGAGCTCGGGATGGACACCATCTCCGCGGGCGTCACCGTCGCCGCCTACCTCAAAAGCGAGGACGCCTTCGGCGACGCGGAGCTGGTCCACGAGACCCTGGAGAAGATCGCCCACCGCGAGGGGATCGGCGACCTGCTCGCGGAGGGGACTGCCCGCGCCCACGAAGAGCTCGGCGTCGACAACTACACCGTGAAAGGGTTGGAGTTCGCGGCCCACGACGGCCGGACGCTCCACGGCCAGGGACTCTCCTACGCGGTCGCGAACCGTGGTGCCGACCACATGTACGGCGGGATGCTCGGGCTGGAGTACTCCGGCGAGGTCGATCCCGAGGGGACGCTCGGCAAGGCCGAGACGCTCGTCGGACTGGAGAACCACAACGTCGTCCGCGACTCCGGGGTGATCTGCGCCTTCGGCGGCGACTACATGACCGACGAGCGCCTCGAACAGCTGTTCGGCGTCGACTACGAGCGACTGCAGTCGATCGGCGCCGAGACGATCGAGCGCGAACGCCACTTCAACAACAAGCGCGGGAAGGACGTCGACGACGACGACCTCCCCTACGAGATCCCGGACCTCGCCGAGGCTGTTCAGGAGTACTACGAGGCCCGCGGCTGGAACGAGGATGGCACCGTCCCGGACGCGGCGGTCGACTCGGTCGCGCCCGCAAGCGCGGACGACTGA
- a CDS encoding metallophosphoesterase family protein, with amino-acid sequence MELAVISDSHVPERETALPAKFRERVAAADHTIHAGDFETADVLDDVRDLAAGLTAVHGNVDPDELGLPAVAAVTFEGVTFVVTHGTINPVAAAVDARHVDTEMEVSEKGEIPSFEARLESDTGLVLGGDQWADAVADTARARGRTEPGETVVGIGGHTHVVEDTVHEGVRVLNPGSVTGADPAERATMMTVTVEDAEVDVAHHEA; translated from the coding sequence ATGGAGCTAGCAGTCATCTCCGACAGTCACGTCCCCGAACGCGAAACCGCCCTCCCGGCAAAGTTCCGCGAACGCGTCGCGGCCGCGGACCACACGATCCACGCCGGCGACTTCGAGACGGCCGACGTGCTCGACGACGTGCGCGATCTCGCCGCCGGGCTCACGGCCGTCCACGGCAACGTCGATCCCGACGAGCTCGGTCTCCCTGCCGTAGCTGCGGTCACGTTCGAGGGCGTCACGTTCGTCGTCACTCACGGCACGATCAACCCCGTCGCCGCGGCCGTCGACGCCCGTCACGTCGACACGGAGATGGAAGTAAGTGAGAAAGGAGAGATCCCGTCGTTCGAGGCACGGCTGGAGAGCGACACCGGACTCGTCCTCGGCGGCGACCAGTGGGCCGACGCCGTCGCGGACACGGCCCGAGCGCGCGGGCGGACCGAGCCTGGCGAGACAGTCGTCGGCATCGGCGGCCACACTCACGTCGTCGAGGACACCGTTCACGAGGGCGTCCGCGTGCTCAACCCCGGGTCAGTGACGGGCGCCGACCCCGCCGAGCGCGCGACGATGATGACCGTCACGGTCGAGGACGCCGAGGTCGACGTGGCGCATCACGAGGCCTGA
- the coxB gene encoding cytochrome c oxidase subunit II → MIPDATAASVLQSGLIPEGTRVQVFSEIYWVFLALGTLVGAVVIGYMLYNAYKYSYEGGSDEKDRPKLGEVPTGGGKGKKLFLSLSLSAIIVISLIAWTYGTLLFVEGQSGEQGVEVEVEGYQFGWNFHYLNDDGSYAGVNTTNTLRVPVDRQVNLRVTSADVFHNFGIPELRVKSDAIPGETTETWFEASDTGTYTAHCYELCGQGHSYMDAEVIVMPEDEYQDWYTSQTASANNESASNESAANVAAAGV, encoded by the coding sequence ATGATACCTGATGCCACAGCCGCGTCCGTGCTCCAGAGTGGGCTGATCCCCGAGGGGACACGGGTGCAAGTGTTCAGCGAGATCTACTGGGTGTTCCTCGCGCTCGGAACCCTGGTGGGAGCCGTCGTTATCGGCTACATGTTGTACAATGCGTATAAATACAGCTACGAGGGCGGCAGCGACGAGAAGGATCGCCCGAAGCTGGGGGAGGTCCCGACCGGCGGGGGGAAGGGGAAGAAGCTGTTCCTCTCGCTGAGTCTGAGCGCGATCATCGTCATCTCGCTCATCGCGTGGACCTACGGGACGCTGCTGTTCGTCGAGGGACAGAGCGGCGAGCAGGGCGTCGAGGTGGAAGTCGAAGGCTACCAGTTCGGCTGGAACTTCCACTATCTCAATGACGACGGGAGCTACGCGGGGGTGAACACGACGAACACGCTCCGCGTGCCCGTCGACAGGCAGGTCAACTTACGGGTGACGTCGGCGGACGTGTTCCACAACTTCGGCATCCCGGAGCTCCGGGTGAAGTCCGACGCGATCCCCGGCGAGACCACGGAGACGTGGTTCGAAGCCTCCGACACGGGTACGTATACGGCCCACTGTTACGAACTGTGTGGCCAAGGTCACTCCTACATGGACGCGGAAGTGATCGTGATGCCCGAGGACGAGTATCAGGACTGGTACACGTCCCAGACCGCGTCCGCGAACAACGAATCCGCGAGCAACGAGTCCGCCGCCAACGTCGCGGCGGCGGGGGTGTAA
- a CDS encoding metal-dependent hydrolase family protein, whose translation MQLLEGGHVVDAEGVRTADVLIEDGTVAVVGDASDEQPDERVDVSGQFVVPGMIDSHVHLMMDARPDAESVQGDSEATLAYRAAENLRKQAEAGVVATRDLGAPATVAIDAGAAVANDTIAGPRVQAAGQNVVMTGGHGHWFGREADGPDEVRKAVREQLKAGADVIKCMATGGVLTTGAQTGAPELTPEELDALVDTAHTASRPTAAHCHGTQGIKNAVRAGIDSVEHGTFMDEEAAELMADRDTYWVPTLSALKGIVENSDAGIPEQAVEKGQDAADRMAAAWEYALDADVPIAMGTDAGTPFNEHADVAHELAYMVEYGLDERGALEAATVNAADLLGLDDTGLVEKGYRADLLVLPDNPLEDVQAWQSPEQVYLGGERLR comes from the coding sequence ATGCAGTTACTCGAAGGCGGCCACGTAGTCGACGCCGAGGGAGTGCGGACCGCGGACGTACTGATCGAGGACGGCACGGTCGCAGTCGTCGGCGACGCGAGCGACGAACAGCCCGACGAGCGCGTCGACGTCTCGGGACAGTTCGTCGTGCCGGGGATGATCGACAGCCACGTCCACCTGATGATGGACGCCCGGCCCGACGCCGAGAGCGTGCAGGGCGACAGCGAGGCGACGCTCGCCTATCGCGCCGCTGAGAACCTCCGGAAGCAGGCCGAGGCCGGCGTCGTCGCGACCCGGGATCTGGGCGCGCCGGCGACGGTCGCGATCGACGCCGGCGCGGCAGTCGCGAACGACACCATCGCCGGCCCGCGCGTGCAGGCCGCGGGGCAGAACGTCGTCATGACCGGCGGTCACGGCCACTGGTTCGGCCGCGAGGCCGACGGCCCCGACGAGGTCCGCAAGGCGGTCCGCGAACAGCTCAAAGCCGGCGCCGACGTGATCAAGTGTATGGCCACCGGCGGCGTGCTGACGACGGGCGCCCAGACCGGCGCGCCCGAACTCACGCCCGAGGAGCTGGACGCCCTCGTCGACACGGCCCACACGGCCAGCCGCCCCACGGCGGCGCACTGTCACGGCACGCAGGGGATCAAAAACGCCGTCCGCGCGGGGATCGACAGCGTCGAGCACGGGACGTTCATGGACGAGGAAGCCGCCGAACTGATGGCCGATCGGGACACCTACTGGGTGCCGACGCTGTCGGCGCTGAAGGGGATCGTCGAGAACAGCGACGCCGGCATCCCCGAGCAGGCCGTCGAGAAAGGGCAGGACGCCGCCGATCGCATGGCCGCCGCGTGGGAGTACGCGCTCGACGCCGACGTGCCGATCGCGATGGGTACCGACGCGGGCACGCCGTTCAACGAGCACGCCGACGTCGCCCACGAGCTCGCCTACATGGTCGAGTACGGCCTCGACGAGCGGGGCGCGCTGGAGGCGGCGACGGTCAACGCCGCCGACCTGCTCGGCCTCGACGACACGGGACTGGTCGAGAAGGGGTACCGCGCGGACCTGCTGGTGCTGCCCGACAACCCGCTCGAAGACGTGCAGGCGTGGCAGTCACCCGAGCAGGTGTACCTCGGCGGCGAGCGGCTCCGGTAA
- a CDS encoding ubiquitin-like small modifier protein 1 has protein sequence MHVDCKLFGPFRDDAGVEDVGGEYDPGTTVGELLCDLEAEYPSLEGRLVDEDADETAGSTVVTVDEKNVTHLDGLDTELEDGDVVRIVPSVYGG, from the coding sequence GTGCACGTCGACTGCAAGCTGTTCGGCCCGTTCCGCGACGACGCCGGCGTCGAGGACGTGGGCGGCGAGTACGACCCCGGAACGACCGTCGGAGAGCTCCTGTGCGATCTGGAGGCGGAGTATCCGAGCCTCGAGGGACGGCTCGTGGATGAGGACGCGGACGAGACTGCAGGATCGACGGTCGTGACGGTCGACGAGAAGAACGTGACCCACCTCGACGGGCTCGACACCGAACTCGAAGACGGTGACGTGGTCCGGATCGTCCCCTCGGTGTACGGCGGGTAG
- the yqeC gene encoding selenium cofactor biosynthesis protein YqeC, with translation MSELTAALDAEGLVCVVGAGGKKTTMYALAAESDRAVVTATVRIPIFDPHVARVDVTEDPIAALMTATDWPLGLVPEQEFEDRYRGYEPDTVDEIGAAHDGPVLVKADGARMREFKAPGTNEPQIPEQADTVIPVASAHVVGKPLSEELVHRPERVAAVAGIEVGDEITPEVVGRTLASPQGGLRGVPPGATAIPLVNKIDDDEDLAVGREIANAALEHADRAVVPRVVLARMADAEIREIVE, from the coding sequence ATGTCCGAACTCACTGCCGCGCTCGACGCCGAGGGCTTGGTCTGCGTCGTCGGCGCCGGCGGCAAGAAGACCACCATGTACGCGCTGGCGGCCGAGAGCGACCGCGCTGTCGTCACCGCCACCGTCCGCATCCCCATCTTCGACCCCCACGTCGCCCGCGTCGACGTGACCGAGGACCCGATCGCGGCGCTGATGACCGCTACCGACTGGCCGCTCGGCCTCGTCCCCGAGCAGGAGTTCGAGGACCGCTACCGCGGCTACGAGCCCGACACGGTCGACGAGATCGGGGCAGCCCACGACGGCCCGGTCCTCGTCAAAGCCGACGGCGCCCGGATGCGCGAGTTCAAGGCGCCCGGCACGAACGAGCCACAGATCCCCGAGCAGGCCGACACGGTGATCCCGGTCGCCAGCGCCCACGTGGTCGGCAAACCGCTCTCCGAGGAGCTGGTCCACCGGCCGGAGCGCGTGGCCGCGGTCGCGGGCATCGAGGTCGGCGACGAGATCACGCCCGAAGTCGTGGGGCGCACTCTCGCGAGCCCTCAGGGTGGTCTCCGGGGCGTCCCGCCCGGCGCGACGGCGATCCCGCTGGTGAACAAGATCGACGACGACGAGGATCTCGCAGTCGGCCGCGAGATCGCGAACGCGGCGCTCGAACACGCCGACCGCGCGGTCGTCCCGCGGGTCGTGCTCGCGCGGATGGCCGACGCCGAGATTCGCGAGATCGTCGAGTAG
- a CDS encoding archaeal proteasome endopeptidase complex subunit alpha, translated as MRGNDQQAYDRGTSLFSPDGRIYQVEYAREAVSRGAPSVGVRTEEGVVLAAQAQASSELMESESIEKIHKLDDHIGGASAGHVADARQLIDFARQMAQSNHLRYGEAIGVETLTKYITDHIQENTQMGGTRPYGAALLIGGIEGGVEGEKGTPRLFSADPSGTPHEWKATIIGGGREEIQGVLEDGWSEDLSLDEGLNLVLRSLREHEEEIEADALSVVSITIDDGYETYETEEIAELLDALAEESDDDSEE; from the coding sequence ATGAGAGGAAACGACCAGCAGGCCTACGACCGCGGGACGTCGCTGTTCTCCCCGGACGGACGCATCTACCAGGTGGAGTACGCCCGCGAGGCCGTCTCGCGTGGCGCACCCAGCGTGGGCGTCCGAACCGAGGAGGGCGTCGTCCTCGCCGCACAGGCCCAAGCGAGCTCCGAGCTGATGGAGTCCGAGAGCATCGAGAAGATCCACAAGCTCGACGACCACATCGGCGGCGCCTCCGCCGGCCACGTGGCCGACGCGCGCCAGCTGATCGACTTCGCCCGCCAGATGGCCCAGAGCAACCATCTGCGCTACGGCGAGGCGATCGGCGTTGAGACGCTCACCAAGTACATCACCGACCACATCCAGGAGAACACCCAGATGGGTGGGACCCGACCGTACGGCGCCGCGCTCCTGATCGGCGGGATCGAGGGCGGCGTCGAGGGCGAGAAGGGCACGCCGCGCCTGTTCAGCGCCGATCCCTCCGGGACGCCCCACGAGTGGAAGGCGACCATCATCGGCGGCGGTCGCGAGGAGATCCAGGGCGTGCTCGAGGACGGCTGGTCCGAGGATCTCAGTCTCGACGAGGGGCTGAACCTCGTCCTGCGGAGCCTCCGCGAGCACGAGGAGGAGATCGAGGCCGACGCGCTCTCGGTCGTCTCGATTACGATCGACGACGGGTACGAGACGTACGAGACCGAGGAGATCGCCGAACTGCTCGACGCGCTCGCCGAGGAGTCCGACGACGACTCCGAGGAGTAA
- a CDS encoding cytochrome C oxidase subunit IV family protein produces the protein MARTKLYTGIYVALFVIATMQVGVEQIGLLEESYLLALGLITALSLIKAVMVAGYFQHLVWEPRSVTYVMLLGFVGFLALTVAASYSIQ, from the coding sequence ATGGCACGAACAAAACTCTACACCGGCATCTACGTGGCACTGTTCGTCATCGCGACGATGCAGGTCGGCGTCGAGCAGATCGGTCTGCTCGAGGAGAGCTACCTGCTCGCGCTCGGCCTGATCACCGCCCTCTCGCTGATCAAGGCGGTGATGGTCGCGGGCTACTTCCAGCATCTCGTCTGGGAGCCCCGTTCGGTGACGTACGTGATGCTGCTGGGCTTCGTCGGCTTCCTGGCGCTCACGGTCGCGGCGTCGTACTCGATCCAGTAA